One window of Cohnella hashimotonis genomic DNA carries:
- a CDS encoding LrgB family protein — MMPLVWPVLTVFVYVCSKWLYARTRKLYLTPLVVTPAIVISALALSGSSYESFDRGSHGIGEMIGPATIALAVTMHKHMNVLKKHARAIAAGVTAGGLAAVAVSAGLARLFGLAAPIMDSLAPKSATTPVALSVSDAIGGVPTITAVATLATGLTGMLVGPLLVRWLHIRSSVGRGILLGTAAHAAGIAKAFEYDADAGACAGIAMVCTAFVTLCASAPIMSLFQG; from the coding sequence ATGATGCCGCTCGTCTGGCCCGTGCTGACCGTCTTTGTCTACGTATGCTCTAAATGGCTGTATGCGCGAACGCGCAAGCTGTATCTGACGCCGCTCGTCGTCACGCCCGCTATCGTTATCTCCGCGCTGGCGCTCAGCGGCTCCTCCTACGAATCGTTCGACCGGGGCTCGCACGGGATCGGAGAGATGATCGGTCCGGCGACGATCGCGCTCGCCGTCACGATGCACAAGCATATGAACGTGCTGAAAAAGCATGCGCGGGCCATCGCGGCCGGCGTGACCGCAGGCGGGCTCGCGGCCGTCGCCGTCTCCGCCGGACTTGCCCGCTTATTCGGACTGGCCGCGCCCATCATGGACAGCCTCGCGCCCAAGTCGGCGACGACGCCGGTCGCCTTGTCGGTCTCTGACGCGATCGGCGGCGTGCCGACGATAACGGCGGTCGCTACGCTAGCGACCGGATTGACGGGCATGCTCGTCGGTCCCCTGCTCGTGCGCTGGCTGCACATTCGCAGCTCCGTCGGTCGCGGCATCCTGCTCGGAACCGCCGCCCATGCCGCGGGCATCGCCAAGGCGTTCGAATACGACGCCGACGCAGGCGCGTGCGCGGGCATTGCCATGGTGTGCACTGCCTTTGTGACGTTGTGCGCCTCGGCGCCGATTATGTCCTTGTTTCAAGGATGA
- a CDS encoding CidA/LrgA family protein, whose translation MKAKTIFKTALQVGFFIALSRMSDLAAEAVRLPIPGSILGLVALFALLELKIVKLAWVELGAEWLVAQMLLFFVPATVGIVRYKPLIVHSGAAILATILLSTAIVMAIAGFAGERSAGARRKEAAS comes from the coding sequence ATGAAAGCAAAAACGATCTTTAAAACTGCGCTGCAGGTCGGCTTCTTTATCGCCTTATCACGGATGTCCGATCTGGCCGCGGAAGCTGTCCGTCTTCCGATCCCCGGCAGCATTCTCGGTCTGGTCGCGCTGTTCGCGCTGCTTGAGTTAAAAATCGTCAAGCTCGCCTGGGTCGAGCTGGGCGCCGAATGGTTAGTCGCACAGATGCTGCTGTTTTTTGTCCCCGCTACCGTCGGCATCGTTCGCTACAAGCCGCTTATTGTACACAGCGGCGCCGCGATTCTCGCCACCATTTTGCTTAGCACGGCCATCGTCATGGCGATCGCAGGCTTTGCCGGCGAGCGATCGGCCGGAGCGCGCAGAAAAGAGGCGGCATCATGA
- a CDS encoding LysR family transcriptional regulator, protein MDIRHLEAVAEIARRGSFTLAADTLHIAQPTLSKTIIQLEEELGVRLFSREGKRPRLTEAGEAVVRYGTPILAQMDALRRELTDLADLRQGTLRLGLPPMAGSNFFPGVVGEYRRLYPGIAIRLSEAGALSLDEDLRAGLLDVGVLQTPIDESFYNSFIVIDDRMKVVLPAGHRLAGETVLGLGELASEPFVLFRAEFTLHGKITAACEAAGFSPNIVAESSQWDFIVQMVGEGLGVALLPATICAQLPPARVRTVELAPPGLPWRLAMAWRKEGYVPLAAQAWIDLARNRFEGSRN, encoded by the coding sequence ATGGATATTCGACATTTAGAAGCCGTGGCGGAGATCGCCCGTCGGGGCAGCTTCACGCTGGCGGCGGATACCCTGCATATCGCGCAACCGACGCTCAGCAAGACGATTATTCAATTGGAGGAGGAGCTCGGCGTCCGCCTGTTCAGCCGGGAAGGGAAGCGGCCGAGGCTGACCGAGGCCGGAGAAGCGGTGGTCCGGTACGGCACGCCGATCCTGGCGCAGATGGATGCGCTGCGCCGGGAGCTGACCGATCTGGCCGACTTGCGACAGGGAACGCTCCGTCTCGGCCTTCCCCCGATGGCGGGCTCCAATTTTTTTCCGGGTGTCGTCGGCGAGTATCGAAGGCTGTACCCCGGCATCGCAATCCGCTTGTCCGAAGCGGGGGCCTTATCGCTGGACGAAGATCTGCGGGCCGGCTTGCTGGATGTCGGCGTTCTGCAGACGCCGATCGACGAATCGTTCTACAATTCGTTTATCGTCATCGACGATCGCATGAAGGTCGTGCTTCCGGCGGGTCATCGGTTAGCGGGCGAGACTGTCTTGGGACTGGGGGAGCTGGCGTCCGAGCCGTTCGTGCTGTTTCGCGCGGAGTTCACGCTTCATGGAAAGATTACGGCCGCGTGCGAAGCGGCGGGCTTCAGCCCGAATATCGTTGCCGAAAGCTCCCAGTGGGACTTCATCGTCCAGATGGTCGGCGAGGGGCTCGGCGTCGCCTTGCTGCCCGCGACGATCTGCGCACAGCTTCCCCCGGCGCGTGTGCGAACGGTGGAGCTGGCGCCGCCCGGGCTTCCTTGGCGGCTGGCGATGGCATGGAGAAAAGAGGGGTACGTGCCGCTTGCCGCGCAGGCCTGGATCGACCTCGCGCGTAATCGGTTCGAGGGTTCCCGGAACTGA
- a CDS encoding PAS domain-containing hybrid sensor histidine kinase/response regulator encodes MTSSLDYGIIFQQASNFSLNGFAVISALDDTLLKLNPALCDMLGYREEELLGLPFPDITDRDPSRPSFYRAAAERCKAQHGYMEEIEKRLLHKDGRSIWVRMRLSSVRDPRTDEALYLFAEMLDITSQKTERIPVLNNRHLYMLLTRNSHDLVSVSSLEGELLYISPSCKEVLGYTPEEMTRKMRQSYYHPEDASEMSHPGKLFSNDRFFLRRVRRKDGRYLWFEVWSQVIWDDTEQADRVLSVARDVSDRKQYEDKLDEAQRIAKMGTYEIDLDRDTITLSNGAKRVLALPESYEQGSIDSAMANIPEEDRLMIRGHLDKVSADTLKDSVIYRLIHPDGSIRILEGTWEVVDPESARPSRLLGSVQDITERRQFEQRLQESEQRYKSLFEYNQSAVYSMNLKGEYLTANPNLEKLTGYTLEELIGMYYGPLVPPKYEAKTAHHFALAASGVAQNYEITIIHKNGSEIETNVSNIPIVVDGEVVGVYGISIDITARKRAEDKLTESESRYRCLFDLNNTPICSFDLAGNFTKINPAMEQLTGYDQDELRELTFAPLTYPEDLEKLSRHVNLAIQGTPQTYEARLIRKGGDILTLNITNVPIVVNGETVGFYGIATDITAAKQHTERIHKLNEEHARILNSVSEGIFGLDEEGNFTFINQSGALMLGLREDRLPDVSALRHLLQTGTDGVSYWDDESPPLRALREGRAYQDKDAVFWKSDGTSFLADYQISPTYEDGMPKGAVVVFRDVTGEKEIIKAKESAERADRAKSEFLSVMSHELRTPMNGVIGMTGLLLDTELTEEQRSYAEVIGRSGESLMHILNEILDFSKIEAGKLVLHYEPIAVRSTVEEALELFKVQAVEKKIEIGLRFEGSVPELMFGDPVRLRQVLVNLLSNAVKFTDTGSVFLFVRAMPTRNKESMLVEFAVQDTGIGIPKDKQGQLFQAFSQLHSGTNRKYGGTGLGLSICKKLVELMGGTIGFDTIEGQGSTFRFTLSSHAQSEQASAAEAAADLSGASSAGTEDATRFGPMRILVAEDHAVNQQIIRAMLNKLGYEPVIASDGQAAVNAAVTQPFDLVLMDVQMPAMDGLQAAAKIRELLPEHRRPIIVALTAFARQEDKAACLAAGMNDFLSKPTRPAEIQELLSKWSEDIRARRSIRG; translated from the coding sequence ATGACTTCTTCGTTGGACTATGGCATCATCTTCCAGCAGGCCAGCAACTTTTCGTTGAACGGCTTCGCTGTTATCTCGGCTTTGGACGATACGCTGCTCAAGCTCAATCCCGCGTTGTGCGATATGCTTGGTTATCGGGAAGAAGAGCTGCTCGGATTGCCGTTTCCCGATATTACCGACCGCGATCCGAGCCGTCCGTCGTTCTACCGTGCGGCTGCGGAAAGATGCAAGGCGCAGCACGGCTATATGGAGGAGATCGAGAAGCGTCTGCTGCACAAGGACGGGCGCTCGATCTGGGTGCGCATGCGCTTGTCGTCGGTGAGAGATCCCCGGACGGACGAAGCGCTCTACCTGTTTGCGGAGATGCTGGACATTACGAGTCAAAAGACGGAACGCATACCCGTGTTGAACAACCGTCATCTGTATATGCTCCTTACTCGCAATTCCCACGATCTCGTATCGGTGAGCTCGCTCGAGGGAGAGCTGCTTTATATTTCTCCTTCTTGCAAGGAAGTGCTCGGATACACGCCTGAGGAAATGACCCGCAAGATGCGCCAAAGCTATTACCATCCCGAAGACGCAAGCGAGATGAGTCATCCGGGCAAGCTCTTCTCGAACGATCGATTTTTTCTGCGCCGCGTCCGTCGCAAGGACGGCCGATACCTCTGGTTCGAGGTGTGGTCGCAGGTGATCTGGGACGATACGGAACAGGCGGACCGCGTCTTGTCCGTGGCCCGGGATGTGAGCGATCGCAAGCAGTACGAGGACAAGCTCGACGAGGCGCAGCGAATCGCCAAGATGGGCACCTATGAGATCGACCTGGACCGGGACACGATCACGCTGTCCAATGGGGCAAAGCGCGTGCTTGCCTTGCCGGAGAGCTACGAGCAGGGCAGTATCGACTCCGCCATGGCGAATATTCCGGAGGAAGACCGTTTAATGATACGCGGCCATCTGGACAAAGTCTCCGCCGATACGCTCAAGGATTCTGTCATATACAGGCTTATCCATCCGGATGGTTCGATACGCATTCTCGAGGGAACCTGGGAGGTGGTCGATCCCGAATCCGCACGGCCGTCCCGCTTGCTCGGATCCGTTCAGGACATTACCGAACGAAGGCAGTTCGAGCAGCGGCTGCAAGAGAGCGAGCAGCGCTACAAATCGCTTTTCGAGTACAACCAGTCCGCCGTGTATTCGATGAATCTCAAGGGAGAATATTTAACGGCCAATCCGAATTTGGAGAAGCTGACGGGGTATACGCTCGAAGAGTTGATCGGCATGTATTACGGCCCGCTCGTACCGCCTAAATACGAGGCCAAGACGGCGCATCACTTCGCGCTTGCGGCGAGCGGCGTAGCGCAGAATTACGAAATTACGATCATCCACAAGAACGGCAGCGAGATCGAGACCAACGTGTCCAACATCCCGATCGTCGTAGACGGCGAGGTGGTCGGCGTTTACGGCATTTCCATCGATATAACCGCCCGCAAGCGCGCCGAGGATAAATTGACGGAAAGCGAGAGCCGGTACCGGTGCCTGTTCGATCTGAATAATACGCCGATTTGCTCTTTCGATCTGGCAGGCAATTTTACAAAGATTAATCCGGCGATGGAGCAGTTGACCGGATATGATCAGGACGAGCTTCGAGAACTGACGTTTGCGCCGCTTACCTATCCGGAAGATCTGGAAAAGTTGTCGCGCCACGTCAATCTCGCAATTCAAGGCACGCCGCAGACGTACGAGGCGCGTTTGATCCGCAAAGGCGGCGACATCCTTACGCTCAACATTACGAATGTCCCCATCGTCGTGAACGGCGAGACGGTCGGATTTTACGGCATCGCGACGGACATTACGGCGGCCAAGCAGCATACCGAACGCATTCATAAATTGAACGAAGAGCATGCCCGCATCCTGAACTCGGTTTCCGAGGGTATCTTCGGCTTGGATGAGGAAGGTAACTTTACGTTTATCAATCAGTCGGGCGCCTTGATGCTCGGCTTGCGGGAGGATCGTCTGCCCGACGTATCCGCACTGCGTCATCTGCTGCAGACCGGCACGGACGGCGTGAGCTATTGGGACGACGAGTCTCCGCCTCTCAGGGCGCTGCGCGAGGGCCGTGCGTATCAGGACAAGGATGCGGTTTTCTGGAAAAGCGACGGCACGAGCTTCCTCGCCGACTATCAGATCTCGCCGACCTACGAGGACGGCATGCCGAAGGGCGCCGTTGTCGTATTCCGCGACGTGACCGGCGAGAAAGAGATCATCAAGGCGAAGGAAAGCGCGGAACGCGCGGACCGTGCCAAGTCCGAGTTTCTGTCGGTAATGAGCCATGAGCTGCGTACGCCGATGAACGGCGTCATCGGGATGACCGGGCTGCTGCTCGACACCGAGCTGACCGAAGAGCAGCGGAGCTATGCGGAGGTGATCGGCCGCAGCGGCGAATCGCTGATGCATATCCTGAACGAGATTCTTGACTTCAGCAAGATTGAGGCGGGCAAGCTCGTGCTGCACTACGAGCCGATTGCGGTACGCAGCACGGTCGAAGAAGCGCTCGAACTGTTCAAGGTCCAGGCAGTGGAAAAAAAGATCGAGATCGGTCTCCGGTTCGAGGGGAGCGTACCGGAGCTCATGTTCGGCGATCCGGTTCGGCTGCGGCAGGTGCTTGTCAACCTGCTGAGCAACGCCGTCAAATTTACGGATACGGGGTCCGTATTCCTTTTCGTTAGGGCGATGCCGACGCGTAACAAGGAATCGATGCTGGTCGAATTTGCCGTGCAGGATACGGGAATCGGCATTCCGAAGGATAAACAGGGCCAGCTGTTTCAAGCCTTCTCCCAGCTGCATTCGGGTACGAATCGGAAGTACGGAGGAACCGGGCTCGGACTGTCTATCTGCAAAAAGCTGGTCGAGCTTATGGGCGGCACGATCGGCTTCGATACGATCGAGGGGCAAGGCTCGACATTCCGGTTCACGCTGTCGTCCCATGCGCAGTCCGAGCAAGCCTCCGCAGCCGAGGCAGCCGCGGATTTATCGGGGGCGTCTTCCGCAGGTACGGAAGACGCGACGCGGTTCGGTCCGATGCGGATTCTCGTAGCCGAGGATCACGCGGTAAACCAGCAAATTATCCGGGCCATGCTGAACAAGCTGGGCTACGAGCCGGTCATCGCGTCGGACGGGCAAGCCGCGGTGAACGCGGCGGTGACGCAGCCTTTCGATCTCGTGCTCATGGATGTGCAGATGCCGGCGATGGACGGCTTGCAGGCAGCCGCAAAGATCAGGGAGCTGCTGCCCGAGCATCGGCGCCCCATCATCGTAGCGCTGACGGCATTCGCTCGTCAGGAGGACAAGGCGGCTTGTCTGGCTGCGGGCATGAACGACTTCTTGAGCAAGCCGACGCGACCGGCGGAGATTCAGGAGCTGCTGTCCAAGTGGTCGGAGGATATTCGGGCGAGGCGCTCGATCCGAGGATAA
- the uraA gene encoding uracil permease, with translation MTRQEIGIHERPPLGQSLMLSLQHLFAMFGSTVLVPNLLGVDPAICLLMNGIGTLLYIFICQGKIPAYLGSSFAFIAPAGAVIGNYANPGDGYAAALGGFFAAGVVFVLVALIVQFAGTRWIDVVFPPAAMGAIVAVIGLELIPVAAGMAGWIPSSGSADWSPNGTAIAVSVFTLLVTVLGSVLFRGFMKIIPILFGIVAGYFLAWTLGMTDFSGVKSAGWLESPTFTAPSFEWSAMLTILPAALVVVVEHIGHLIVTGNIVGKDLSKDPGLHRSMLSNGISTILSAFTGSTPNTTYGENIGVLAITRVYSTFVIGGAAAIAIVLSFFGKLSALIAAIPTAVMGGVSLLLFGVIAASGLRMLVESKVDYSKPVNLFLTTIVLVTGLSGVKITAGDFSLSGMALATVVAIVMSLLFKLFEKLGWSNEKQSSH, from the coding sequence GTGACGAGGCAAGAAATCGGCATTCACGAACGGCCTCCGCTGGGCCAGAGCCTCATGCTCAGCTTGCAGCACCTGTTCGCCATGTTCGGCTCCACGGTGCTCGTGCCGAACCTGCTTGGCGTCGACCCCGCCATCTGCTTGCTGATGAACGGGATCGGTACGCTGCTTTACATTTTTATATGCCAGGGCAAGATTCCGGCGTACCTCGGCTCCAGCTTCGCGTTTATCGCGCCGGCCGGCGCTGTCATCGGAAATTACGCGAACCCGGGCGACGGCTATGCGGCAGCGCTCGGCGGATTTTTTGCGGCAGGCGTCGTTTTCGTCCTCGTCGCCCTGATCGTGCAGTTCGCGGGCACGCGATGGATCGATGTCGTCTTCCCGCCGGCCGCCATGGGCGCGATCGTCGCGGTCATCGGTCTCGAGCTGATCCCCGTCGCGGCCGGTATGGCCGGCTGGATCCCGAGTTCAGGCAGCGCGGACTGGTCGCCGAATGGCACTGCCATCGCCGTGAGCGTGTTCACGTTGCTCGTTACCGTTCTCGGCTCGGTGCTGTTCCGCGGATTCATGAAGATCATCCCGATTCTGTTCGGCATCGTAGCGGGCTACTTCCTGGCCTGGACGCTCGGGATGACCGACTTCTCCGGCGTTAAGAGCGCGGGCTGGCTGGAATCGCCGACCTTCACGGCGCCATCGTTCGAATGGTCGGCTATGCTCACGATCCTGCCGGCCGCGCTGGTCGTCGTCGTCGAGCATATCGGCCACTTGATCGTGACCGGCAATATCGTCGGCAAGGATCTGTCCAAGGATCCGGGCCTGCACCGCTCGATGCTGAGCAACGGCATCTCGACGATTCTGTCCGCCTTTACCGGCTCAACGCCCAATACGACCTACGGGGAAAATATCGGCGTGCTTGCGATCACGCGCGTCTACTCCACCTTCGTCATCGGCGGCGCCGCCGCCATCGCGATCGTGCTCTCCTTCTTCGGCAAGCTGTCCGCGCTCATCGCCGCGATTCCCACAGCGGTCATGGGCGGCGTATCGCTCCTGCTGTTCGGCGTCATCGCCGCCTCGGGCCTGCGGATGCTCGTCGAATCGAAGGTCGACTACAGCAAGCCGGTCAACCTTTTTCTGACAACGATCGTGCTCGTCACCGGATTGTCCGGCGTCAAGATTACGGCCGGTGATTTCTCGCTCTCCGGCATGGCGCTCGCTACTGTCGTCGCCATCGTGATGAGCCTCTTGTTCAAGCTGTTCGAGAAGCTCGGTTGGTCGAACGAAAAGCAATCCTCGCATTAA
- a CDS encoding Gfo/Idh/MocA family protein codes for MTVRFGFVGTNWITDRLLAAAKEAEGFEAAAVCSRSLERAEAYAAQHGIPHAYDDMEAMAADGRIDAVYIATPNVYHAEQALLFMRRGIHVLCEKPVASNGAEARRMIEEARKHGVLLMEAMKPTFMPSFQAIERALPSIGKVRRYVGNYGQYSSRYDAYRAGTVLNAFNPALSNGALMDLGIYCLYPAICWFGPPLEVKASGVMLESGADGEGSVLLRYADMEAVVMYSKIANSYAPSEIQGEEGSILIDQISQPERVRVRYRDGREEELSAPQSEHTMVYELQAFVNLVREGKTESEINTHERMIAVLDVMDEARRQIGIVYPADSQA; via the coding sequence ATGACGGTAAGATTCGGATTTGTCGGCACCAATTGGATCACGGACAGGCTGCTCGCGGCAGCAAAAGAAGCGGAAGGCTTCGAGGCGGCGGCGGTATGCTCGCGCTCGCTGGAGCGAGCGGAGGCGTATGCCGCGCAGCACGGCATCCCGCATGCCTATGACGATATGGAGGCGATGGCGGCGGACGGCCGGATCGACGCCGTCTACATCGCGACGCCGAACGTCTATCATGCGGAGCAAGCGCTACTGTTCATGCGGCGCGGCATTCACGTGCTCTGCGAAAAGCCGGTCGCCTCGAACGGCGCCGAGGCGCGGCGGATGATCGAGGAAGCGCGCAAGCACGGCGTGCTGCTCATGGAGGCGATGAAGCCGACGTTCATGCCCAGCTTCCAGGCGATCGAGCGGGCATTGCCTTCGATCGGCAAGGTGCGGCGCTATGTCGGCAACTATGGACAGTATTCCTCGCGCTATGACGCCTACCGCGCGGGAACGGTGCTGAACGCCTTTAATCCGGCGCTTTCGAACGGAGCATTGATGGATCTGGGCATCTACTGCCTGTATCCGGCCATCTGCTGGTTCGGCCCACCGCTGGAGGTCAAGGCGAGCGGCGTCATGCTCGAATCCGGCGCCGACGGCGAGGGCAGCGTGCTGCTGCGGTACGCGGACATGGAGGCGGTCGTCATGTACTCCAAAATCGCCAATTCGTATGCGCCGAGCGAGATTCAGGGGGAAGAGGGAAGTATCCTGATCGATCAGATCAGCCAGCCGGAGCGCGTGCGCGTCCGATACCGGGACGGCAGGGAAGAGGAACTGTCCGCGCCTCAATCCGAGCACACGATGGTTTACGAGCTGCAGGCTTTCGTGAACCTCGTCCGGGAAGGCAAGACGGAATCGGAGATCAATACGCATGAGCGGATGATCGCGGTTCTCGACGTCATGGACGAGGCCAGACGGCAGATCGGTATCGTCTATCCGGCGGATTCGCAAGCGTGA
- a CDS encoding SulP family inorganic anion transporter, with amino-acid sequence MLQKLKSNWFFNTRRDILSGLTVAFALIPEAIAFSILAGVDPMVGLYASFCIAVTISIVGGRPGMISAATGAMASLMGPIVAKYGIEYIYAAALLTGIIQFVMGLLRFGRFITFIPHSVVTGFVNALAIIIFMAQLPSFEGANWQMYAMVAGTLAIIYLFPLLTKAVPSALVAIIAMTIVSVSLGNDLRTVGDMGPITQKLPLFHFPDIDFTFDAIWRIVPISLALAVVGLTESLMTATIVDEITETKSDKNREVRGQGIANVVSGLFGGMAGCAMIGQTVINVKSGGRSRLSTFVAGVFLLFLILVLGDVVRVIPMAALVGVMIMVSIGTFDWRSLATLAKIPRSDALIMVVTVGIVVATSNLALGVLAGVVLSAVYFGWRSARIKAHVDTAAGDRKTYRIAGQLFFGTMNPFVNLFDYKEDPSDVTIDFSASHVWDHSGVTAVSKAAEKYARYGKTVRIVGLNEDSRRLIERAGLPFTASR; translated from the coding sequence TTGCTGCAAAAATTGAAAAGCAACTGGTTCTTCAACACGCGCAGAGATATTCTGTCGGGGTTGACGGTCGCTTTTGCGTTGATTCCGGAAGCGATCGCATTCTCGATCCTGGCCGGCGTCGACCCGATGGTCGGCTTGTATGCGTCGTTCTGCATCGCCGTGACGATCTCGATCGTCGGCGGCCGTCCCGGCATGATCTCCGCCGCGACCGGCGCTATGGCCTCCCTGATGGGGCCGATCGTCGCCAAGTACGGCATCGAATATATTTATGCCGCCGCGCTGCTGACCGGCATCATTCAATTCGTCATGGGACTGCTTCGGTTCGGAAGGTTTATTACGTTTATCCCGCATTCCGTCGTGACCGGCTTCGTCAATGCGCTTGCCATCATCATCTTCATGGCGCAGCTGCCGAGCTTCGAAGGCGCAAACTGGCAAATGTATGCGATGGTGGCAGGTACGCTGGCCATTATTTATTTGTTTCCGCTGCTGACCAAAGCCGTCCCCTCCGCGCTCGTCGCGATTATCGCGATGACGATCGTCTCGGTGAGCCTCGGGAACGACCTGCGGACGGTCGGCGACATGGGGCCGATCACGCAGAAGCTGCCGCTTTTCCACTTTCCGGACATCGACTTCACCTTCGATGCCATCTGGCGCATCGTGCCGATCTCGCTGGCGCTTGCGGTCGTCGGCTTGACCGAGTCGCTCATGACCGCGACGATCGTCGACGAGATAACGGAGACCAAAAGCGATAAAAACCGCGAGGTGCGCGGACAAGGCATCGCCAACGTCGTCTCCGGCCTGTTCGGCGGCATGGCCGGCTGCGCCATGATCGGCCAGACGGTCATCAACGTCAAATCCGGCGGGCGTTCGCGGCTCTCGACGTTCGTGGCGGGCGTCTTCCTGTTGTTCCTGATTCTCGTGCTGGGCGACGTCGTCCGCGTGATCCCGATGGCCGCGCTCGTCGGCGTCATGATCATGGTGTCGATCGGCACGTTCGACTGGCGCTCGCTTGCCACGCTGGCGAAAATTCCGCGCAGCGACGCGCTCATCATGGTCGTGACCGTCGGCATCGTCGTCGCGACCTCGAATCTCGCGCTTGGCGTGCTCGCCGGCGTCGTGCTCAGCGCCGTCTATTTCGGCTGGCGCTCCGCCCGTATCAAAGCGCATGTTGATACGGCCGCGGGCGACCGCAAAACGTATCGCATCGCAGGCCAGCTCTTCTTCGGCACGATGAATCCGTTCGTGAATTTGTTCGATTACAAGGAAGATCCTTCGGACGTGACCATCGATTTCTCGGCTTCGCACGTATGGGACCACTCGGGCGTGACCGCGGTCTCGAAAGCCGCCGAGAAGTACGCGCGGTACGGCAAAACGGTTCGCATCGTCGGCCTTAACGAAGACAGCCGCCGTCTGATCGAACGCGCCGGTCTTCCGTTCACCGCATCCCGTTAA
- the gpmA gene encoding 2,3-diphosphoglycerate-dependent phosphoglycerate mutase translates to MKIVFVRHGQSEYNLENRFTGWTDSDLSEQGLKEARQAGKALRANGFAFDAAFSSVLTRAIRTMGIILDELDQLWIPVSKSWRLNERHYGALQGLNKAETADRYGADQVLLWRRSVSERPPALARDDERYAGDDPRYKNIDGEVPLTENLDDTAERVLVYWEKNILPELAAGRKLLLCAHGNTLRALIRYLDDLPEDGVVNLNIPTAIPLVYEFGDDMKPVKHYYLGEDGPLPQGEIPHKISPDPAQDMPGKGEGHHVPPQTLD, encoded by the coding sequence ATGAAGATCGTATTCGTGAGGCACGGTCAGAGCGAATACAACCTGGAAAATCGGTTCACCGGCTGGACCGATTCGGATCTGTCCGAGCAGGGACTGAAGGAAGCGCGGCAAGCGGGAAAGGCGCTGCGCGCGAACGGATTCGCCTTCGACGCCGCCTTTTCGTCGGTGCTGACGCGGGCGATTCGCACGATGGGCATCATTCTGGATGAACTGGACCAGCTGTGGATACCGGTCTCGAAGAGCTGGCGGCTCAACGAACGCCATTACGGCGCGCTGCAGGGGCTCAACAAAGCGGAGACGGCGGACCGCTACGGCGCCGATCAGGTGCTGCTCTGGCGCAGGTCCGTGAGCGAGCGGCCGCCGGCGCTTGCGCGCGATGACGAGCGGTATGCAGGCGACGATCCCCGTTACAAAAACATCGACGGCGAAGTTCCGCTGACGGAAAATCTGGACGACACGGCAGAACGCGTGCTTGTCTATTGGGAGAAAAACATTCTGCCCGAGCTGGCGGCGGGCCGCAAGCTGCTGCTGTGCGCGCACGGCAACACGCTTCGGGCGTTGATCCGGTATTTGGACGACCTGCCCGAGGACGGCGTCGTCAACCTTAACATTCCGACGGCTATTCCGCTTGTCTACGAATTCGGCGACGATATGAAGCCTGTGAAGCACTACTACCTGGGCGAAGACGGACCGCTGCCGCAGGGCGAGATTCCGCACAAAATCTCGCCCGACCCGGCACAGGATATGCCCGGGAAGGGCGAGGGGCATCACGTTCCGCCGCAAACGCTTGATTAA